Below is a genomic region from Dryobates pubescens isolate bDryPub1 chromosome 33, bDryPub1.pri, whole genome shotgun sequence.
GCTGTGGGCTGCCAATTGCTTTCCCTGGGTAGAGCCTGCAGGTTGGCCCAAGCTGGCTGGGAGGTGGTGATGCTGCTCAAACAgtgagagagctctgcagggggaatcTGAATGAGTGAGCAGGGCTTTTAATTGTCTTTTCTTGTTGCTCTTTGccatgtgcacttgcagcagcactgcagagctcactTTTGGTGCAGGCTGGTTCATTTGAACCCAAAATGCTGTGGGCTGCCAGTTGCTTTCCCTGGGTAGAGCCTGCAGGttggcccaggctggctgggaggtGGTGATGCTGCTCAAACAGTGAGAGAGTTCTGCAGGGGGAATCTGAATGAGTGAGCAGGGCTTTTAATTGTCTTTTCTTGTTGCTCTTTGCCAtgtgcacctgcagcagcattgcAGAGCCCACTTTTGGTGCAGGCTGGTCCATTTGAACCCAAAATGCTGTGGGCTGCCAATTGCTTTCCCTGGGTAGAGCCTGCAGGttggcccaggctggctgggaggtGGTGATGCTGCTTGAACAGTGAGAGAGTTCTGCAGGGGGAATCTGAATGAGTGAGCAGGGCTTTCAATTGTCTTTTCTTGTTGCTCTTTGCCAtgtgcacctgcagcagcattgcAGAGCCCACTTTTGGTGCAAGCTGGTTCCTCTGAACCCAAAATGCTGTGGGCTGCCAATTGCTTTCCCTGGGTAGAGCCTGCAGGttggcccaggctggctgggaggtGGTGATGCTGCTTGAACAGTGAGAGAGTTCTGCAGGGGGAATCTGAATGGGTGAGCAGGGCTTTCAATTGTCTTTTCCTCTTGCCTCCAGACAGTGTTTGTTGGGAAGAACAAGCCCCTGAAGGATCCCCTGAGCTCCTCCCGCTGGCAGGGCTTCAAGCTGGAGGAGTACCTGATTGGGCAGCCCCTTGGCAAGGGCTGCAGCGCTGCTGTCTATGAGGCAGCCATTCCCTTCTGCCCTGgccagctggcagggcaggggcagccaggtgggggctcagCTGAGGAGGAGCCTGTGGAAGGACAGCCACCCAAAGGAGCTTTCCCCTTGGCTATCAAGATGATGTGGAACATCTCGGtaaggggctggggctctggctgctgctctgtcgCTGcgagaggctggctgcagggtgtgCTGTCaacacttcagcagcagagctgctggtgatggagctggtgctgggtgacagcagctgcacaggagccactctgtgcccagggggtggctgggaaagccaccagcagcagcctgccttggATCAGCGGCGGTGCAACCAgcgggggcagggcaggggttgtcTCCCtagactgggcactgctgaggccacacacTGAGggctgggttcaggtttgggtcTCTCACTCCTCTGGACAAATCCcaacccctcaatgtccttcttggagggcaacaaagctgggggaggggctggagaacagggctggggaggagcagctgagggagctgggagtgttcaccctggagaagaggaggctgaggggagagctgctggctctctggaACTCCCTGACAGGCTTGAGTGAGGTGGGGACtggtttcttttccctgctatcaggtgatagaatgagagggaatggcctggggaggtttaggttggacatgaggaacaatttctttgctgctggagtggtcaggggttggcacaggctgcccagggaggtgctggagtccccagccctggaggcaaTGGCActgtggggacagggtttggtggccatggtggggctgggctgagggttggaccttagaggccttttccaagccaagCAATTCTCTGATCTGGGTTGCCTGCTCTGAGGGTGTgtcagggctggctgctcttggagctgcagcccagctgctgtgtcacTGCTCTTGCAGGCTGGGTCATCCTCTGAAGCCATCCTTGATGCCATGGGCCAGGAGCTGGTGCCAGCCACAGGACTTGCCTTGGCTGGGGAGTATGGAGCTGTCTCTGGCTGCAGGTATGGAaggggtgctgctgcagggctggcactcTCAGCTCCTCCACACCTcaaacagcaggcagggagggggttttCCCCAGCACAGTTAGGAAACCACAGACACTGATCAAGGGCTGGTGTGTCCCTGGTCAAGTGCTGACTGTAGCCTTGTTTGCTCCCCAggcaatacctgaagggggcctccaagaaggctggaaagggactcttaaccaaggcctgcagtgataggaccaggggcaagggtttgaaagttctgcaccaggaggctgctggaactctgcaacaggttgcccagagcgggagctgagaccccatccctggagagattcaagctcaggcttgacaaggctctgagcaacctgctctagtggaggatgtggccaagaaggccaagggcatcctggcctgcagcaggaagagtgtggccagcaggagcagggaagtccttgtgccctgtgctcagcactgctgaggccacacctggagtcctgtgtccagttctgggctcctcaggttaggaaagaggttgagctgctggaaggtgtccagagaagggcaagaaagctggggaggggtctggagcacagccctgggaggagaggctgagggagctggggttgcttagcctgcagaagaggaggctcaggggagaccttcttgctctctccaactccctgcagggaggttggagccaggtgggggttggtctcttctcccaggcaaccagaacaagaggccacagtctcaagctgtgcaggggacaCAGTCCAatggctgtccctgtccctttccctgtccctgtccctgtccctgtccctgtcccagctgaGGCCtgaccaggctctgctcccctgctccgGTGGGTTCTGTCCCTCGCTGACTGCCGGGGGGGGTcggactggctgccagctgtgatCTCTCTTTTGCTGCCCAGGaaagctgccctggggaggaagaagctgCAGCCTCATCCCAACATAATCCAGGTGCTCCGAGCCTTCACCTCCTccgtgcccctgctgcctggagccATTGCAGACTACCCTGAtgtgctgcccctcagcctcagccccagcgGCCTGGGCCACAGCCGCACTCTCTTCCTGGTGATGAAGAAGTAGGTGGAGAGAAGCTGCCCCAAGGCCCTTCTGCTTCCTGGCACTCTCTgttctgctgctccacagctcctcacagagctcaggcctgggctgctgccagacaaagcccagcccagccttggaAGCACCTCCTGAGGCCGGTtccaagccctggagatgttaacTCCTGTCTGAGAGCGAGGGCAAGCTGCTCCTTGAAGGGATTCCAGTAGGGAAGGTGCAGCTtggccccaggcagtgctgcaggctgggggcagagtggctgagagcagccaggcagagagggacctggggggagtggtggacagcagctgaacaggagccagcagtgtgcccagggggccaagaaggccaagggcatcctggcctgcagcaggaagagtgtggccagcaggagcagggaagtccttgtgccctgtgctcagcactgctgaggccacacctggagtcctgtgtccagttctgggctcctcagttgaagaaggacattgagagacttgaaggtgtccagagaagggcaacaaagctggggaggggtctggagcacagccctgggaggagaggctgagggacctgggggcccagaactggacacaggactccaggtgtggcctaaccagtgctgagcacagggggagaatgatctccctgctcctgctggccacactcttcctgatgcaggccaggatgcccttggcctttttggccacctgggcacactgctggctcctgttcagcctaccatcaaccagcacccccatgtccctctctgcctggctctgcccccagcctgtagcactgcctggggttgctgtggccaatgtgcagcccctggcccttgGATATGTTcaacctcctgcccttggcctctgcccatctgcccaggtccctctgcagagctctgctgccctcttaACAGACCCAACACCCATTTGGCTGATGCAAGCCAGCCAGCACTGAGGGATGAGCTTGCAGGATGCTGATTCCAAggttttcccccttctcctccccagttATCCCTGCACCCTGCGTGAGTacctgaggggcagcagcccagATGTCTGCCTCTCCACCAGGAtgattctgcagctgctggagggggtggaCCACCTGGTTCGGCATGGAGTAGCCCACAGGGACCTGAAGTCTGACAACATCCTGGTTGAGTTTGATCCTGGTGGGTGCATCACTGCCtcagggggtgctggaggtgcctcTGCTGCAAGGGCTTGGCTCTTGGATCATCTTCTTGGTGGGGTGGCTCCTAAAGTCCCCCCTCTTGGTCAGGggttgcagcagctggagggcgagggggaagggcagggctgaAGCCCCAAGCAGCATTTTCATGCACCTGTGGGgtcacagagtgggttgggttggcagaaagggagctgggggtggtggtggacagcagctgaacaggagccagcagtgtgcccagggggccaagaaggccaagggcatcctggcctgcagcaggaagagtgtggccagcaggagcagggaagtccttgtgccctgtgctcagcactgctgaggccacacctggagtcctgtgtccagctctgggctcctcaggttaggaaagaggttgagctgctggaaggtgtccagagaagggcaagaaagctggggaggggtctggagcacagccctgggaggagaggctgagggagctggggttgcttagcctgcagaagaggaggctcaggggagaccttcttgctctctgcaactccctgaagggagcttggagccagatgggggttggtctcttctcccaggcaggcatccagccccagaacaagaggacacagtctgaagctgtgccaggggaagttcaggctggaggtgaggagaaagttcttcccagcaagagagattggccatgggagtgtgctgcccagggaggtggtggagtccccatccctggaggtgttccagaggggcttggatgtggcccttgcagccatggcttagctgtcaggaggtgctgggtgccagcttggacttgctgagctctgagctcttttccaacctcattgattctatgatcatcccttcccaacccccctgccaggggctgggacacctcccaccaggcccaggttgctcagggcctggccttgaaccacaaccaccctgggcagcctctgccagtgtctccctcTGAAGAGTTCCTCACtgccagtctaaatctgccctcctcaagcttcaatccattccctctccccagcttgtTCTCCTGTCAGCCTTTCTCTAGTGGAGACTTTAATTacctgagctgctttgcagcctaATTAAGATGCAAGTGGGCAGGGACCAATGgcaggcagccagagctggctaATTGACAGTCCtggtgcagcagccctggagggttTTCAGTGGTGCTATTACCATCCTTGCcatgaaggcagagctgctctggagccctcctGAGTGCAGTTAGGAATGATCCaaggctttggtttgctttccagGTGGGAGCCTGGAGGAGTGAGGGGTCTGCTTTGCAGGGCTCAgcttggcagcagggctgcagagttCCTCCAGGCCCTTTCCTCCAGCTCAGCAGATAACCCaggtgccacctccccaggagctgtgaggagagccttagggagctggggttgtttagcctggttGGGGAGACCTGAgagctcagcaaggccaagctggCACCTCATCAGAGAGTCagtagggttggaagagacctcagagctcagcaagtccaacctatcacctaatcagagaatcaataaggctggaagagacctcaaagatcagcaagtccaagctggcacccagcacctcctgacaactaaaccatggctccaagggccacagccaagccccctccagggatggggactccaccacctccctgggcagcacattcccatggccaatctctcttgctgggaagaactttctcctcacctccagcctaaacctcccctggcacagcttgagactgtggcctcttgttctggtgctgggtgcctgcctgggagaagagcccaacccccacctggctccaagctcccttcagggagttgcggagagcaagaaggtctcccctgagcctcctcttctgcaggctaagcaaccccagctccctcagcctctcctgccaggtcCTCCCAAGGCCAGGCCTGactgtgctctccctgctgccctcagctggctgcccctggctggtgATCACAGACtttggctgctgcctggcagatgACAGCATCGGCCTGAGGCTGCCCTACCCCAGCGCCTACGTGGACCGCGGCGGCAACGGCTGCCTCATGGCCCCCGAGGTactccccttcccctgccctgtgaggctgctggcatGGACCCCCACCCTGGAGCTGTGTGCTTgaacctgccctgcagcaggcagagtgtggccagcagcagcagggaagtccttgtgccctgtgctcagcactgctcaggccacacctggagtcctgtgtccagttctgggctcctcaggttaggaaagaggttgagctgctggaaggtgtccagagaagggcaacaaagctggggaggggtctggagcacagccctgggaggagaggctgagggagctggggttgcttagcctggagaagaggaggctcaggggagaccttcttgctctctgcaactccctgcagggaggttgcagccagctgggggttggtctcttctcccaagcacccagcagGAGAACAAGAGgctacagtctcaagctgtgccaggggaagtttaggctggaggtgaggagaaagttcttccctgagagagttgttggccattgggatgtgctgcccagggaggtggtggagtccccatccctggaggtgttgcagaggggcttggctgtggccctgggagccatggttcagctgtcaggaggtgctgggtgccagcttggacttgctgagctcttctcccacctggttgattctatgagcacctctctctctctgggccAGGTGATCACAGCATCCCCAGGCCCAGGCAAGGTGATCAACTACAGCAAGGCTGATGCCTGGGCCGTGGGAGCCATTGCCTACGAGATCCTGGGCCTGGCCAATCCCTTCTATGGCCATGgggcctcctccctggagagcaggagctaccgtgaggagcagctgcccagcctgcccccccACGTGCCCCTGGAGGTGAAACAAGTGGTCAAGATGCTGCTCCTGAGGGATCCCAACAAGGTGAGGCTTGgctggaagaggaaaggctacagggaaagctggggagggaatctTTCAGGCTTGTGGGGGTAgggtgagggggaatggattgaagcttgagcagGGGAGACtgggactggaggtgaggaagaaattctttccagtgagggtggggaggcactggcacaggctgcccagggtggttgtgggtggctcctctctggaggtgctcaaggccaggctggatgaggccttgagcaagctgggctggtgggaggtgtccctgcccatggcagggggctggaagtggatgacctttagggtccttcccaacccaaaccagtctctgATTCTGATGGTGTCTGTAGAAGGTGAAGGGCCTTGagctctctcctgtgaagagagactgagagccctgggggctgttgagtgtggggaggagaaggctgagaggagatctgctcagtgtctgaggggtgggggtcaggatgaaggtgccaggctctgctcagggctgcccagtgacaggacaagggaatcagctggagcctgggaagttccacctcagcctgaggaaaagctttgcagtgagggtgctggaggcctggagcaggctgcccagagagcttgtggggtctctttctctggagttgctcagcctgcagaagaggaggctcaggggagaccttcttgctctctccagctccctgaagggagcttggagccaggtgggggttgggctcttctcccaggcaggcacccagccccagaacaagaggccacagtctcaagctgtgccaggggaggaggctttcaagccccacctggatgtgttcctgtgtgacctgccctgggtgatccttctctggcagggggggttggactccctgacctctagaggtccctcccaacccctgccagtggaatagaattcaccaggttgggaaagggctttgagctcatccagtccaacctctcacccagcaccatctgatcaaccaagtgcctcagccaggctcttcctgaacccctccagggatgggggctccaccacctccctgggcagcccatttgcAGGTCAGTTcaccctggggctgtggctgcagggctgtcatCCAGGTGTCACTGATCAAGGACCAGCAGGAGGCCTCTGTGGCCTCTCACTGAATTGTTTCAGGGATGTTTGTGGTAGGAGCTGGACCTtggcctggaggggtttgaccTGCAGTTCCCTGATGTCAGTGCTCACAAAGGGCTTTAGGATCAAggggagcagccttccagtccctgcaggagagctggggagggacttttagcaagggcttggagtgctgggatgagagggaatggactgaagctggagcaggggagattggGACTGGAGATGAGGGGGAAAGTCtgtagagtgagggtggggaggcactggcacaggctgcccagggaggctgtggatgtgtccagaccaggctggatgaggccttgagcagcctgggctggtgggaggtgtccctgcccacggcaggggggttggaactggctgatcttgaaggccccttccaaccccaacccattctgtggttcacAGCCACTCTCTGGTGGCTCAGAGGGGAGGCCTGGAGTACTCTTGGCAGTGGAGATGCTGCCCTCAGctgacctctcctctccttccctttgcagaggctgtctgccagAGTGGCTGCTAACGTGCTTCACCTCAGCCTCTGGGGGGAGCAGGTTCTGGCTTCCCACACCCTGCAACCTGACCAGATGGTCTCCTGGCTCCTCTGCcagtctgcagctgctctgctcatgAACAGATTGGTGGCTAAAAGCCTGGTGGAGACCAGACTGAAGATGTGCTTCTTGGCAAACCTGGAGTACGAAGACCTCTGGGCAGCAATCTTCCTCTTGCTGGCCTGGAGGAGTGGCTCTGGgtgaaggctcagccagctgtgGTAGCACTTTGCAGGCACATAGGAATCTCTTCTGTCTGCTGGAACCCCCCCTGTAGAGCTTTAGGGGAGCAGACTGGGTCGAAGAGCTCGAGTTTCTCCCCAGCCAGCATTAGTAGCCcctgctttttctctccctgctgcaggaagtCTCCTTGCTGCATCACTCTCTCCTGCTGTGAgcaccctgcagctgtgctgaggcagTGTGCTTGGCTTTGGGCCcacctgggagctctccagtgaCTTCTGAGTCCTGTGTGGGGTGAAGGAGGTCCCCtttcaggggtggggagggtgggaggtggcactgcctggctgctctgcacagtAGACTGAGGAGGTGCCAGAAGGGGTGGTGCAGTCTTAAGGACAGCCCCCAgtgggcagctccagctgatctcctgcagccaccagcagcccttgCCATGAAGttagcagcccagcagcccctcaggagcgaggcagtgtgagcagcagggcctCCCAGGCATGCCACCACCCAGCACAAGGCACTGAAGGCAGTGGCCCCCCTGGGTTTGTTTCTTGCCCATCccagctgggcagtgactgctccccag
It encodes:
- the PINK1 gene encoding serine/threonine-protein kinase PINK1, mitochondrial, whose protein sequence is MAVRLLLARALRLLPRCRFARAPRPEPRPDPRPAPPPPLPQARPWLSWLPAACRLLFLRGPARGLAAVARRGGGGGVCLALAMALGLVEPRLEEQRRAEAACRHIQTVFVGKNKPLKDPLSSSRWQGFKLEEYLIGQPLGKGCSAAVYEAAIPFCPGQLAGQGQPGGGSAEEEPVEGQPPKGAFPLAIKMMWNISAGSSSEAILDAMGQELVPATGLALAGEYGAVSGCRKAALGRKKLQPHPNIIQVLRAFTSSVPLLPGAIADYPDVLPLSLSPSGLGHSRTLFLVMKNYPCTLREYLRGSSPDVCLSTRMILQLLEGVDHLVRHGVAHRDLKSDNILVEFDPAGCPWLVITDFGCCLADDSIGLRLPYPSAYVDRGGNGCLMAPEVITASPGPGKVINYSKADAWAVGAIAYEILGLANPFYGHGASSLESRSYREEQLPSLPPHVPLEVKQVVKMLLLRDPNKRLSARVAANVLHLSLWGEQVLASHTLQPDQMVSWLLCQSAAALLMNRLVAKSLVETRLKMCFLANLEYEDLWAAIFLLLAWRSGSG